Sequence from the Sciurus carolinensis chromosome 1, mSciCar1.2, whole genome shotgun sequence genome:
AAATGTCCTCTGGGAGAAAAGGCACTCCACTAACTCTTTGTCAACAAGCTAGGCTGATATTCCTAAGAACCAGTATGCAATTGACAACTACAAGCCTGGAAGGACTATTTGTAAGTAAAAAGCACAGAAGATGGAGTCACCCTTCTGTCTCTGACCGTGTAATCTCAGGAATGCTTGTGGGCATCCCTGAACTGGTGTTTTCTCATCAGGAAAATGGGAATAACAGTACTTCTCTCATTAATACAGATAATGTATCTAAGGCATTTGGTCAACCGCCTGGCACATACGACAATCACGAAATACTAGTTGCTATAATTTTCTAAATCACTCTGAGGCCTGGTATTATTTGGAACCCACCTCAAGTTCCCTGGAGTTAAGATATCAGAGTAAGTCTCTCAGCAGAGGCGTACACGGTGAGACATGGAGGTCAATAGCAGTTTCATCATGATGGGTGTCACAAGAGAGAACTGCAGGGGCAGAAGGTGTTCAGAAAATAGACGATGGGGCCAGGACGAGATGGCTGCCTTCGGGAGTCTCATATAGGAGGGACAGATGTGTTACTATGAGACCCTGGGGCGGGTCAATGGGAAGAGATGAAAGGGCATCACACCCCGGGCCAACGTCGGTGGAAACCTAGCAACGAGAGCGAGTTGGACTGAGTGGGGAGTGAGTGTGTGAGCCCGGGAGCTCGTGCGCAGCCGCGGCGGCGGAGCCAATCACTGGGCGCAGCGGGTACTCGCGCGACGGTACAGTCGTGCAGTCGTGACGTCGGCGGTTGCCATGGAGAGGCGCGCTCGGTAGGGACCGCGAGCTGACGCCAGGGGCCGCAGGGTCAGAGCGTGGCTTTGAAGCCGGGTCCGCTTCCACCATGAGCGGCCGAAGTAGAGGTCGAAAGTCCTCCCGTGCCAAAAGCCGGGGCAAAGGCCGCGCCAAAGCCCGAGTCCGCGCCGTTCCCGACGACGCCCCGCGCGACCCGGACCCTCCACAGTGCCAGAGGCTCGGGGAGGACACCAAGGCGGCACAGGTGCAGGCTGGCGCGGGTTGGGGTGGTCTGGAAACCGCTGCGCCCGCGTCGCCCGCGTCGCCCCCGCAGCCCGGGGAGGAGGCTGCCTGCCGGCTCCCGCTGGACTGTGGCCTCGCGCTCCGCGCCCGAGCTGGGGACCGCGGGCTGGCTGCCACCAGGCCCTGCCCGGGGAAGGCCGCATCTCTCTCAGAGCGCCTGGCAACAGACACTGTCTTCGTGGGAACTGTGGGAACCGTGGGAAGGCCGAAAAATGCCCCCCGCACTGGGAATCGGCGTGGCCCTGCTGGGAAGAAGGCCCCAGAAACCTGTAGCGCCATGGGGAGGGGACCTCAGGCCATAGCTGGTGGGAAGCCAAAGAAAGGGGCGGCTGGGGAATGTACCCCCGTCTCAGTAGTGGAGGAAAAGAAGGTGGTGGAGAAGGATGCAGGGTCAGGCCCCCCGGCGACAGAAGGCAGCATGGATACTCTGGAGAACGTCCAGCTGAAGCTGGAGACCATGAATGCCCAGGCGGACAGGGCCTACCTTAGGCTCTCTCGCAAGTTTGGGCAGCTGCGACTGCACCACCTGGAACGAAGGAACCTTCTCATCCAGAATATCCCGGGCTTTTGGGGGCAAGCTTTTCAGAACCACCCCCAGCTATCATCCTTTTTGAACAACCAAGATAAAGAGGTACTAAGCTACTTGAACAGCTTGGAGGTGGAAGAGCTTGGCCTGGCCAGATTGGGCTACAAAATCAAGTTCTACTTCGGCCGCAACccctattttcaaaataaggtGCTCATCAAAGAATATGGGTGTGGTCCTTCAGGTCAGGTGGTATCTCGGTCTACTCCAATCCAGTGGCTCCCAGGTCACGACCTCCAGTCCCTTAGCCAGGGAAACCCAGAAAACAACCGTAGCTTCTTTGGTTGGTTTTCAAATCACAGCTCTATTGAGTCTGACAAGATTGTTGAGATAATCAACGAGGAACTGTGGCCCAATCCCCTGCAGTACTACCTTATGAGTGAAGGGGCCcgtggagagaaaggaaaggagggcagGCCAGGTCCAGCAAAGCAGCCAGTGGAGACCCCTGAGCCTGGGGTAAACCAGTCCAACTGATCCTGCACAAGTCTCCATACTACCTCCTGCTGGACCTGTTCCTGGCTGACTACATGTGTGTTTGGCTCTCTGCCCTCTCTTCATGTTGGCCtctctgtactatagcccatttGGACTTTAGTTGCAAGAATATGGCATTTTTGATCTCGTTCTTTTGCCTCCCCATGGCCTACTTGCTTTTTTACAATGGTGCCACATGCAATGGGATTTCACCCCTGCTGTTTGTTATGTTAAGCACTTATACATCAGCTGTGTGCCGCCTTTCTCTACATTGCCTAGGCCTTGTTCTTGGCTCTGATCTTTCCCACTGTCTTTAACATGGACACTCATGAGTCATCCTCCAGGAAGGCCAGAACAGACTCAGGCTCTGATACTTCACAGCCAGTCATTTGCTGGGCTTCATGTTCATGCTAGCCATGCATGTCGTCAGTGGCAAACTTTTCTGTTGCCACTGCAAAATGAGGCCAGTGTACAAGGCATTGGTCATCAGCCAGAACGTATTGCTCTGTGGGTCTTGGGGCACCAGTCAAGATACTACCTACTTTTATCTCCAGCTCTGGCTTGAGGTCTGTGCTGCCCACCTGCTGAACATCCAGCAGAATGGCATTTGACTGCTAGGCATGGACGAGGTCAAGGGCAAGAAGCAGTATGCCATGTGTTCTCTACCATCATGTCTCTTCTTGCCTCTGGACACATCTCCTGGTGAACCTTCTTCAGGGTCTGGCCAAACTTGGTCACTGTCAGGTCATTGGGTTTTGTCTGGGTTGCATTGGCCCCAATTGACTTCCTGGTCAACAAGAACCTCAAGAACTGCCTGTGGACCCAGGCACCATGCCAGTGCATGAGCCACATATCTGCACTCCCCATACTTCCAGGAACCCTACTGGCTGCCAGACTGATGGGCGGGTTGGTATGTGTGGCCCAGTGCTCACTGTCATCATACTGTGGCTACAGGTGAGGGTGGGGCTACCTTTGTCAAATAGGTACCTTTGTCAGCATTCCTTATCCTCTTTCCTAAAATATCAGAATGCTGGGGAAGAGGAATTTCTTAACTTTCTACTTGACTTCATCTCACATCTTCATGCTTCAGCTTCCTCACCTCCATCTTAACTTCCCTCCAACTctgtttccccttttctttcctcccttttctactactctcctctttttttcttttctcctccctttcaACCTTCCTTTTCttaacctttctcctttttttgtttcaatAGTACCatatctcagaaaacaaaacaaaaacaagaacaggTTTTTCTATACACAGTTAGGGAGATAGCTGGGAAGTTGGTGTGCACACTCACATGCTAGACTGAAATAGGGTAGAGGAAACCAGAACACCACTTGGTCTGTGGTCAAATGCTGGTCCTGACCTCCTTGGCTCACTATGCAGTTTTGAAGTTGAAACCCCTTTTATGCCTATTCATCTGCTAGAATTAGAAATCCCAAGGCAGCAGTGTTGCCTACtcttgccctttttaaaaaaaatttttttatgtgcATACCCCTTAAGAATCAGGGGCCTTCTGCTGTCCTTTGTGGTAGTCAGTCACCTGGATGCTCAGCACCCAGCTTTTTCACTTTCAGCAGACATGTTCTCTTTGCCTTCAAATCCCATGGGAGTAGGCTTTAAACTCCAGCATGGAGGATCCCAGGTCATGAGTTTGGGCATGGGCAGAATCTGTTCTAGATCTTTAGGTTATTTCAAGTGAATGTGCAAGCTGAACTGAGCCCTTCCTGCCCAGGCTTGTCTGTCCTCTTTCCCCCTCATCCCTGAGGGTGGGAAGTAAGACTAAGTCTATACCTGCTGTCCCCCTAACTTCCCTTACCTTATAGAGGACCTCATCCTAAATTCTGCAGTAGAGTCATTGACTAAAGTTGTAGTGAGAGGATGCTAGGCAGGAAAATCAGCAAAAACGTAGAGTAGGCATGAACTGGTGTAGAGTGGACCTGAAAAAGCAGGAATGGTTTGAGAAACTGCAGGGATTTCTAATTCCTCCCAGTAATGGAGGGAACAGGAGGAACCTTTCTCAGGGTTAGGAAAGAGGAATTAAAAGGGTTGTTGGTAAACAGGTTGCCTAGGCAAGGGTGGGTCCAAAGTTGTGTCCAATCTGTATCTTCATTAGTGTCTTTATTTTTGaaccacaaaaaccaaaaccaatatTAATTTGTGTACTTTTTCTTGGTTTAGATGTGGCCTTGTATATGTGGAAGATGAATGCTATATGCTGCACATTTCACctcttaagtaaaatgttaacCACTTTTCCTGTTTTTGCCTCATGGCAAAAGTGAAAATAGAGTGGTTCAAatctgctttaaaaaagaatatttccccCCCcccgggcgtggtggtgcatgcctgtaatcccactggcttggaaggctgcagcagcaggaggattgcaagttcaaagccagcctcagtgaatttagcaaggcccgaagcaactcagtgagcctttgtctttaaataaaatataaaaaatgggctggggatgtggctcagtgattaagcccctggtttcaatccccggtaccaaaaaaataaaaacaaaaacccaagcaACCAAACAATAAACAGTTTTGCTCTTTGTTATGGACATTTTCAGACACAGAGGTGGAGAGGATGGTCCCTGGACCTTATGTGACCATCACTTAGCTACATCCGTTGCCTATTGTGATCAATCTATTTTTGTCTGTAGTTCCTTCTTCCACCTGTATTGTTTATTGAAAGTCCAAGGCACCATGCCAGTGTAACCAGGACTACTTTGGGAGATTGGGACTCTGGTAGTGATAGTTGTGGGGTGTGCTATCATTATCACAACAAGTctgtttttttgcttttagtaTTAATGAAATCCCAGAAATGGGCCTCAGAAATGAGTCTTCAGAATTAACAGGGGATCTGAAAAAGAGATGAAGGGATGCTTTGCATCCACAGAAGGATAATTCTAAAACTCTTTCAAAGACTCCAGTATAAGGTACTTACTTGAGATCCTTTGCCATGATATCaatctttcttgtttatttgttcttttccctGTGTAACTTGGAGATTTGTGCAACTC
This genomic interval carries:
- the Tspyl5 gene encoding testis-specific Y-encoded-like protein 5, which translates into the protein MSGRSRGRKSSRAKSRGKGRAKARVRAVPDDAPRDPDPPQCQRLGEDTKAAQVQAGAGWGGLETAAPASPASPPQPGEEAACRLPLDCGLALRARAGDRGLAATRPCPGKAASLSERLATDTVFVGTVGTVGRPKNAPRTGNRRGPAGKKAPETCSAMGRGPQAIAGGKPKKGAAGECTPVSVVEEKKVVEKDAGSGPPATEGSMDTLENVQLKLETMNAQADRAYLRLSRKFGQLRLHHLERRNLLIQNIPGFWGQAFQNHPQLSSFLNNQDKEVLSYLNSLEVEELGLARLGYKIKFYFGRNPYFQNKVLIKEYGCGPSGQVVSRSTPIQWLPGHDLQSLSQGNPENNRSFFGWFSNHSSIESDKIVEIINEELWPNPLQYYLMSEGARGEKGKEGRPGPAKQPVETPEPGVNQSN